DNA sequence from the Pedobacter sp. W3I1 genome:
TCAGAAGAGAAATTTTGGCAGTTGTTCATGATTCCAGGTGATGTAACCGAAACAAACAAAGAACAGTTTAAGCATGGTATTTTTGGTCTGCAGGTAAGTGCAGCTGCACAAGGAACTGGTAATGCCCAGCAAATGTTGACCTATAATACCTCTGAAGACGGACTTTCTCTGGCTAAAAAGGTTAATAAAATTCAAAAGTATTTTGTTGAGGAAACCCGTTTGGGCATCCCGATCATTCCATTCGATGAAGCTTTACATGGTTTGGTTAGGCAAGGCGCTACCGCTTTTCCGCAATCCATTGGTTTAGCTGCGAGTTTCGATACTGCTTTAGTGGCCAGGATTGGTACGGCTATTGCCCATGAGGCAAGGGCACGTGGCTTGAGAGATCTTTTGGCACCTGTAATTAATATGGCTACAGATGTAAGATGGGGAAGGGTAGAAGAAACCTACGGTGAAGATCCTTATCTAACAACAGTTCTGGGCCATGCCTTTATGAATGCCATAGAAAGGCAGAATATTATTGTTACCCCAAAACATTTTATTGCCAATGTTGGCGATGGCGGTCGAGATAGTTATCCAATCGAAATGGATAAACATTATTTAGAAGAAATTCATTTTCCTGCATTTAAAGATGGCGTTAAAAATGTAGGCATCCGTTCATTAATGACTTCCTATAACAGTGTTTTTGGTTCTCCTGCAACCTCAAATAAATGGCTGTTAACCACTAAACTAAAAACGGAGTGGGGCTTTAAAGGTTTCGTTATTTCTGATGCAGGTGCAGTTGGCGGTGCTAATGTATTACATTTTACGGCTAAAGATTATAGAGATGCAACGGCACAATCAATTAACGCAGGCCTTGATGTAATCTTCCAGGTAGATTATAACCATTACAAACTTTTTCTGCCAGCATTTTTGGATGGCAGCATTCCCAAATCGAGAATAGACGATGCCCTTGCCAGGGTTCTGAAAGCTAAATTCGAGTTGGGGCTGTTTGAGCATCCATATGTAGATGAAAGTATTGCAGAAAAGATGTTAAGCGATCAGAGTAACCATAATCTGGCCAAAGAGGCTGCTTTAAAATCATTTGTACTCTTAAAAAACGATAACAACACGCTTCCGCTAAAAGGTGCAAAACGGATTCTATTATTAGGCGAAGATGCAATTGAAGCCAGGTTAGGTGGATATAGCGGTACTGGAAATAATAAAGTAAATATTTTGGATGGGCTTAAAAATGCGGTATCCGATGATTTTAAGATTAATTATTTAAAAGGAAGCAGCCGGGAGCCGCAGTCTTATATTCCAATTGATAGCCAGTTTCTTTCAACAAATCAAAAAGCAGGATTAACCGGAACCTATTACAAAGGACTTCACCTCTCCGGAAAACCCGTTAAAGAAATAAATAATAAGGTTATTAATTTCAGTTGGACATTATATCCTCCAGACGAGCAGCTCCAGCTGGATGATTATTCGGTAAGGTGGGATGGTAAAATTAAAGTACCACAGAATACAGATGTTAATATCGGATTGGAGGGAAACGATGGTTACCGATTATACCTGGATAACCAGTTACTTATCGATAATTGGGATAAAAAGTCTTTCAATACCAAGACAATTCCCTTTCATTTCGAGAAAAATAAGGAATATGTCATTAAGGTCGAATTTTTTGAACCTAAGGGCAATGGCAAAATCAAATTGATCTGGGATTATAAGATCAGTAAATCAAACGAAATAGCTGATGCAGTGGCCGCGGCAAAGAATAACGATGCAATCATATTTGTTGCGGGTATAAAAGAAGGCGAGTTTTTAGATCGGGCGATGTTAAACCTGCCAGGTAACCAAGAATTGTTATTGGAAGAACTTGCAAAAACAGGAAAACCTATTATCGTGGTATTAACCGGTGGAAGTGCCATCAATATGCAGCCCTGGTTAAATAAAGTTAACGCGGTTTTAAACGTGTGGTATCCTGGCGAAGCTGGAGGCGCTGCCATTGCTGATGTATTGCTCGGGAAGATAAATCCATCAGGTAAACTGCCAATTACTTACCCGGTTGACGAATCGCAGTTACCCCTGGTTTATAACCACAAACCTACCGGGAGAGGCGATGATTATAACAATTTAAGCGGCGAGCCACTTTTTCCTTTTGGATACGGATTAAGTTATACCAACTTTTCTTACAACAACTTGAAATTTAACCGCAAAAGTATCGCTAAAAATGAAACTGCTAATTTAAGCTTCGAGCTTAAAAATATAGGCAATTACGATGGTGAAGAAGTGGTACAATTGTACATGAGGCCTTTGTTAAGCAAATTGGCTCAACCTGTTCTTGCACTGAGAGCTTTCCAGAGGATACATTTAAAGGTTGGTGAAACAAAGATCATTTCATTCAAACTGGATAAAGAGGTGCTGCAAACACTCAATATCAATAATGTATGGGAAGTTGCTCCAGGGGAATATAGAATCATGATTGGCTCATCAAGTAAATCACTTTATTTAAAAGATAATTTAACGGTTAAGCCTTAAAAAAATACTTCCTATCAAGTAATAGTTGCCGCAGATTCTGGTAAATCTGCGGCTTTTTTAAGATTAATCTAATCCATAATTCTTTAGTGCAATGGAAACATAGCCATTTTGTACAGACATGTTAAGATTAGAAAAAGTAATTGTTTTATCGGTAGCATTTATAACTCCATTAACTGTAGAGCCGTTTGCATTTGCTGTGGCAGATACTGGCATATATCCTGAACTTATTTTTACTACTAGCGTCGAGCTTGGATTATAACTGCTAATGTTATAAACATAAGTAGCGGTAGTATTTACTGGCGGGGTAGAAATTGTGGCAGCAATGTGAGTTCCATTAAGTATTAATCCATAATAAGTTGGTGTATTACTCATGGTTGTAACCCTAAAAGAGTAAGTATATGTGGGATAACCATATAAATAATTTAAGGCAACGATATCATTTGTATTAAAAGAACGATCTACACCATTATTGCAAGCAAGCATAAATGAATTGGGCTCAGCAGAAGCGGGAGTTCCAGGGATTTGAATTGCCCCAGGAAAGTTTTGAATATCAGCACTATTATAGCTATTGCCTTCATTCTCACTTATTGAACAACTATAACCCCGGTCATAATAGTCTGTATGTCTTAGACCTATACAGTGGCCTATTTCATGCTGAATTACAGAGGTGATATAGCCTACATCTGGATTTGTACCGAATGCAGCAGGATTTGTATTTAATCCAATTTGATTAAATGGATTTCCGGAAAAAGGAAAACCACCATAGCCTAACTTGGTGCCTGTAGGTGTTGGACCTTCATTGAAGCCAATGATTTCAATATTTCCATTGCTACTAACAAGTTGAAAGTTGATTTTCAAGTTTAATGAGTTATACCTTCCAACCGCATTACTTGCAGCTGTGGAATAAACAGCAGGTAAATTTGAAACAGAAATTGTTATTGTGCGAGGTAAGTTTTGAACTAGATTATACGTTTGGTACTGTTCTGATTTAGCAATAATTAAGTTTGAAGAGTTTGGGTCCTTACCTAGAGAAGATTTTGGTAGAAAAATATCTCCCTCCACAATATACCCATCCTTCATAATTGTTATACCATTGGTATTAAATCCCATTTTTTTAATACTAGCTAATACAGATTCAGGTATTTCACTGTCTTGTTTATTTTCTAAATTTTGTTTTTTAGAACAGGAATAAATCATGAAAATAAATAAAACCACAAAAAGCGAATACAGATTTTTTTTGATCATAGTTGTAGATTTTGTTTGTAGGTTTAAAATTACATTATTTTAAACCTAATATACAAAGAATCTATTAGTTTTCTTGAAAATCTATTAATGCATTATGTATAAACAATTATTAGACAAGTTCATTGCTATTAGGATTATTGCTTGATTAATAACCATTCCAAGCTTCAGAGGAATTAAACGAAATTGTTTATTGTTCCTCCCTGAAATGTCAGAAAAGATTTCAGGGGTTTAATACATCTAAATTGCGTTCTTGCACCTTATCTTCGCATAATTTGCGTTAAGCTGTAGTTGCATTTTCTTGATTTGGCTTAACAGATTGCTTCGTTGTGCTTACTCGCAATGATGAAAATTCTTAGTATTCACCTCGCTTTGCGAACTTAGCGTTTTCTTCTCCGCGTCCTTTGCGGTTAAATGTTCGAAGCCTTTACTAACTATTTTAACCCTTCTATCCCTAACTTCGCAGCCAGCTCATTCAGGTCTTTCACCACAACATCAATGATCGGAATACCGCTGATTTTCCTTTCCTGCTCAAATTCGTGTTCAGGTTCGCCAGGAATGATTACCTTTTTGCCAGGATCTATCGTTTTTGCGCTTTTAAAGCGTTCTACCCAATTATCTAAATGGTTTTTGAAGTCTGCAGCTGGTCTGAAGCCATCTACACGCATAGCGCCTAAAAAGTGACCAAGTCCTTCGCCAACCGGATTTGCAGATGGTTCTAAAAAAGCCACAAAAGGAGGTACCCATGGGCCGTAATTGGCGCCAGATAACACCGCCGATAAAATATCGACTGTAGCACTTAGCCCATAACCTTTATGACTGCCATGATCTTTGTCGCTGCCCAAAGGTAAAAGCGAACCACCGTTTTTTAATTCGTTCGGATCGGTAGAGTTTTCTCCATTTTTATCCTGAACCCAGCCATCAGGAATACTTTTATTTGCACGTTGGGCAATTTCCAATTTGCCATTTGCTGCGGCTGCTGTAGCCATATCTACAATTACTGGTGGATATTTTCCTGCCGGGAAAGCATAACACATAGGGTTGGTACCCAGTAAACGTTCGTTAGCATAAGTAGGCGCCACCAAAGGACTTGCATTGGTCATACTAATACCAATCATATCTTTTTCTACTGCCATTAGCGCATGGTAACCTGCAATGCCAAAGTGATTGGAATTTTTAACCGATACCCATCCACTACCGTATTTTTCTGCTTTTTCGATGGCGACCTTCATTGCAAATGGCGCAACAACCAGACCTAATCCGGCATCGCCGTCTACTGTTGCCGTAGTGGGTGTTTCATGTACTATTTTAATATCAGGTGTGGCATTGATTCTTTTCTTTTCCCAAAGGCGTACGTAGCCACTTAAACGCGCTACACCATGTGAGTCGATTCCCCGTAAATCTGAGCGAATCAATACATCGGTTGCTAAATCGGCATGTTCATCAGAACAGCCCATTTTTTTAAAAACGTTATAAGTAAAAGTCCTGAGGTTGGTTTCGGTAAAAGTGATGAAGTTCATTTTGCTGGTATCAAGTTGTAGGTAATGAGTATTGAGTAGCAAGTATCGAGATTGGGCGCTTTAGGTCATCGGCTCCCGACTCCCGACTCCGGACTAATATTACGGTAATAAAACAGTAAAATCGCCGCCTAATGGTTCGAAGTTTTCTATGCACGACGAAAGAAAATCTTCTCCGTAATTCACATACATGGGCGCAATATTCAAGGTTCTTTCCTGAAGTGCTCCATTTGGGAAAAGTCTTTTCTTTACATTGTCAATCTGTAGCAATGCCGTTTCATGTTTTCTTTTCTCTGCGCGGAATAGTTTCTTTTCCAGGTTAGCCAATAAATGATTGGTTCGTTGTTTCGCCGTATCAGTAGAAACTGAAAGCGTTTTATCTATTTTATAGGCATTGAGTTTAATCTGATCAAAAATGCTGTTAATGGCCCTTGTTTCATCAGCTAAACTCAATAGAGCAGTGGTATTTCGCTTTACCCAAATGTTTTTTAGTTCTTCAACAGGCAAGAAAATATCTTCCAGAGAAAAACCTAAATGATATAAATTTTGCGCACTGCGTTTATCAATCAATAGAGCCGAATTACGCAATAATAAAACCGGGAAGTCAACTTTATAAAAGTCGAAATTTGCTTTTAACTGCATCCAATAAGCCACTTCCGCACCGCCACCAATATAAGCCACGTTAGGTAAAATAACTTCCTGGTACATGGGGCGCATCACCACATTCGGACTAAACCGCTCAGGATGTAATTCGATTTCAGCTTTTAGTGCTTCTTCGGTAAAACTGATATCGGTATGGTTTACAATGTATTTGCCATTTTCAAAAATCAAGCGTTCGCGGAGATTATCGATCAGGTAAAAGAAGTTAATATCACGGCCATTCACCTGGTTTTTATAGCCTAAACTCCTCCAGGTTTTTCGAACTTTCGTCGATATTTTTTGCACTATTATGCTGAATAATATCTTCGGTAATGATATTCGCGAATTGCTTCTTTAGTTGTGCATCATCTGCATTTACAATCACCAAGCCATATTTCTCGAATAAGTTATTCACCAAAAACCTGGTGGCATCGGCTAAATTGTCGTGTTGTAAATAGGCCTGTTCTACTAGTTTGGCAATCCGTTTCCCGTTTTTAGAGATGCCAAGGTATCCTTTATATGCCGTTACTGCTGCGGCAACTGTTTTGGTGCTTAGTCTTCCGGTGGCACCGTTGGTTTGTTGTATCCAGCTAATGTTTTTTTCATCAACACTTACATGGTTAATTTCATCAAAATCGTGATCCTCTGTTGCCATCCAATAAACCGGAACAAAATTTTTATCAGGATGGGCCATTTTTAACTCGATAGCTAAATTAATGGTGGTTACAATTTTGTAAATAAAATAAAGCGGACCGGTAAAAAGGTTCAACTGGTGGCCTGTGGTAACCGTAAAGGTATTCGCCGAGCCTAAAAGTTCTATGTTTTTGGTAACCGATTTATTGGGCTGTAAATGTTGATATTGATCTTGTAAAACCCTAACTAAGGTTTCTCTATTCCCTAAGAAGTTTCTATGCTCAATTGCTTTGGCTAATCCCTCCATATCAGGACGATAACTATAGAAAGCTTTAAGCTGTTCTTCGTCGTTAATATAATCTAAAACCAGTTTTGAAAATGATCCGGTTTCCTGATATGAGATATATTTTGCCTGCATGATGTGCGAAAGTAATGCAATTTAAGGATAATCGTAAAGTTGAACCACTATTTTACAATTGTTAAATAATTTTTCCCACGGATGCACAGAAATCACGGAATTTCTATATGGTCATCCTTTTGGGTAAGTTTTAGAAAAAACAGAGGAGTTTTGATGAGGTTTTACGTAGGTTCGTCATTTCGACTGTAGTGGAGAACCCGAAGGCTCTGCGAAGCAAAATCTTTTAAACACAGTTCAAAGATTTCTCTCCCGAAAGTTCGGGACTACGCTTCAGTCGAAATGACGACCGATTTTGGGAATCTGTTATTGGTATCGGAGTCGAACTATCTTCAGGAGAAAATAATTAGAGATTGCTTTCAATGGCGCCAACTTTTTCACGGTACAAATCAATCGGGCTATCTAAAAGTACTGCAATTACTGTTAATTCAAGATCTAATTTATCTTTCGGCACCGGAATGTAAACAATACCCGGTATTTTGCTCCAATACAGTTTGTTATAAATGTCGTGCGGAAGCATGGTGCCTTCACCTACAATCCTGATCCTGCTGATGTTATTTTTTAAACCTTTAATGGCAATTGGGCCAGTTGGTGTGCCTTCTACAAATAAGTAAAGTGTTTGTTTGTCGGCTGAAAGTGCTGTATTGCCCTGGTAGTGTCCCGCTGGAATTCCCCCTGTTGTTTTGTATAGCGCTTCAGCATTTTTGATTACCCAGTTATTAACTTTTGGATTAAAATTTTTAATGCCTGATTTAAATTCAAAACCATCAGCAGTCAGATTGGTGTTTTGAAAAATATTTACGCCAGAATTTAAATCATAAGAAAGTTTTCTCAGATTATAATTGGTTAGGTCTAAATGCTGGGATGCCGCAAATAAAGTTTCTAAAGAAGTGCTTTGTTGTTTTTCTTTTGATAATTGGAGCGGCTCGTTTAAATAAATTTTTAATACAGTGACATCATTGTCGAAATCGCTTTCATTAACATCAAGAAAATAATCAGTCTCGTTTAGTTTTACTGTATTTATAGGTGTTTGATTACCAATCAACTCTACCTTTTTTATTTTAGATTTTATGCCGCTAAGCAAAATGCCATTTCTGGTTTTGTAATCAAGATAGAGGTATAAAACATCTTTGTTTTTCGATAATGCGGTTTTCCCTGTAAAATGTCCTTCAGGGATCCCTGCCTGAGTTCCATAAATGGCTTCACTGTATTTTTTGGTCCAACGGCCTAAATCTTTCAAAATTTTAACCTGTTCCGGTGCAATGGTTCCATCGGCCTTCGGTCCAATATCAAGCAATAAATTACCACCCATGCTGATACAATCAACCAATGTACGGATAATCATGTTTGACGATTTATAATGATTATCGTATGGCTGGTATCCCCACGAATCGTTCATCGTGTAACAAAGTTCCCACTCAGGTGAGCTTGGTTTTACCACTGGAACACCTTGCTCTGGCGTATCGTAATCGCCATGCCCGTTTAAGCGCGAATTAATAATGATGTTCTGATTTACCTTGCGTAAATTTGCCAATATGTTTTTGGCCTGCCATTCTTCGCCGCTATGCTCCCAATCACCATCAAACCACAACAAATCTGGATTGTATCTGTCAGAGAGATCGTTTAATTGGCCTTGGAAATAATTTTGGAATTTTTTAAAGCGTGGCGCATCCTGTTTATAATCATAACGTTTTCTGTCGCGGGTAAAACCATCATAATCCGGATAGCTCCAATCAGGTAATGAAAAATATAAGCCTGTTTTAAGACCAGATTTTTTGAGTTCAGCCACAAATGGAGTAATTAAATCTTTTTTTGCCGCACTATTTTTTAATGTTGTAGTGGCTAAAGGCGCTTTACTATCCCAAAGGGCCACACCATCATGGTGTTTCGTGGTAATTACCGCGTATTTGGCACCACTTTCTTTAATTAGGTTTACCCATTCTTCTGGTTTATATTTTGCAGCGGTAAAACTGTCAAGCTGCTTCATGTAAGCATCGTGATTGATGTAATTGTTAAAAAACGACCACGACTCTGAAATACCATTAACGGAATAAATACCCCAATGGATAAAAATCCCCAATTTGGCATCGGCAAACCATTGCATTTTTTGATCGGAAACTTTTTGTTGAGCAGAAAGTTTATTAACTACAAATAATGGTAATAAGAGGAAGAAAAACTTTAAATATCGCATATTGTTTTGTTGTGCAGATAAACGATAAATATAATATTTTGTAGCTGTTTTTTTAACAAAATTGGGTATGAAATCAGATGTTACCCATCTGACTGGAGATTAATTTAGTAAGGAATTTGTAACCAGGCATTATCATCAGGTTGAAAGCTAGCTATAGAAGTACTAAATTAAGAATCTGGTTTTCTGTCAGATGGTAACATCTGACATCACAAGAATTTGACATCACAGAAAGATTGGCGACTTGTTTTGGAAAACTGACCTTTGTTAACTAAACCTGATAGAAGGGAACCCGATTTTTCATCGGGTGGGATGATAGCAGGACTACCGGATCCGAAACGCTGCTGAAACTGCTTTTCTAAAAAAAAAATATTCAAGTTAAAGTTCGACCATGTTAGATGGTAACATCTGACATCACAGGAATAGATTTAGCTTCGCTGAGCACTTCGTAATCTCGACTGCGTTGCACTCTCTCGAAATGACGATCCTCCAAAACAACAAATTTTTACCCATAAAAAAAGCCGCCCCGAAAAATCGAGACGGCTGTAAAATATTTGGTTTAGTGATTTACCATTTTTTTCTGCGTTCGCCACTTCCACCTTCACGGCTTCCGCCTTCTCTGCGTGGACCTCCGGTGTTACCACCTTTGTCGTCACGGCTACGTCCAGAGAAATCTCTGAAACCGCCACCGCTGTTTCCGCCTTCACGTCTTCCGCTACCACCGCCAGAACTTTTTCTGTCGCCGCCGCCACGATAACCGCCGCCGCCACCGCTGCTTCTGCGTTCACCGCCGAAACCACCGCCACCGCTACGTCTTTCGCCGCCACCGCGTCGTTCTCCAGCGCCTTCACCACGACCACCATCTCCGCTTTTCTCGATACGTACCTGACGTCCGTTAAACTCAACAGCTTTAAAGCCTTCAAAAACTTTATCAGCTACATCGTCTTCCACTTCAAAGAAAGAGAAAACACCTTTTAAATCGATTTTACCAACGCTTTTGCCACCAATTTTACCATTGTTACAGATAAATGATAACATATCGCCACGGGTAAACTCATCTACCGAACCTAAGTTGATAAACAAACGGGTGTAACCTTCGCTACCACGTCCGCGACCAGCTCTTTCACCACGTTCACCTCTTTCGCCGCGATCATCACCAACTGCAGCATTTAAATCAGGTGCTTTAGAGTAGTAATCTAAGAAGCGGTTGAACTCTAATGAAGCAAAACGTTTGATTACATCCTCTTTAGATAAATCTTTAAATTCATCCATAATACGTGGAATGTATTGATCGATCTGTTCTACATTAACTTCAACATTGTGTACTTTATGTACCAAAGAGAACAATTGTTTTTCACAAACGTCAAATCCTGTAGGAAGCTCAGCTTTGGTAAATTGTTTACCAATAATGCGCTCCAACTGACGGATTTTTCCAACTTCTTTAGAGTTGATGATACATATAGAGATACCAGTTTTACCAGCACGACCAGTACGGCCAGAACGGTGGGTATAACTTTCAATTTCATCAGGTAAAGAATAGTTGATTACGTGTGTTACATTGTTTACATCGATACCCCGGGCAGCAACATCAGTAGCAATTAACAACTGCATGTTACGCTCACGGAAACGTTGCATTACTTTATCACGTTGTTGTTGCGATAAATCGCCGTGTAAAGCATCAGCATTGTAACCATCTTTAATTAAATGCTCGGCAACATCTTGTGTATCCAGTTTGGTTTTACAAAATACTACAGCAAAAATTTCAGGGTTAAAATCTACAATACGTTTTAAGGCAGCGTATTTATCACGTGCACGAACAATATAATATTCGTGTTCAATGTTTACGTTACCCGTATTTTTAGTGCCCATGGTTAATTCAACAGGGTTATCCATATAGTTTTTAGCTATACGGCGAACTTCTGCAGGCATGGTAGCCGAGAATAACCAGGTTTTTTTGTCATCAGGTGTAGTTGATAAAATGTCGTTAATGTCGTCCTGGAAACCCATGTTCAACATTTCGTCAGCTTCATCAAGCACAACAAATTTAACAGAAGAAAAATCAATGGCTTTACGGCCAATGATATCCAACATACGGCCGGGCGTGGCCACTACGATCTGAACGCCTTGGCGTATTTCGCGTAGTTGTTGCATAATGTTCGCGCCACCGTAAACGGCAACAACGTGGGCATTAGCAACGTTTTTAGAAAAGTTTTTAAGGTCGTTAGCGATTTGCAAGCATAACTCACGGGTAGGGCATAAAATTAATGCCTGTGGTTTATTAACTTTAAAATCGATTAGTTCTAACAGCGGCAAACCAAATGCGGCTGTTTTTCCTGTTCCTGTTTGGGCCAAACCAACAAAATCATTAGTGCCTTCTAACAGTACAGGAATACTTTGCTCCTGAATAGGTGTTGGAGTTTCAAATCCAAGATCCTTTACGGCATTAACGACGTCATCACTTATCCCCAATAATTGAAATGGGTTTGTCATTCGTCTTTTTATTTTTAATTGAGCCGCAAAGGTACGGTTAATAATCCGTATTTCACAGATAATCAAGTAAATAGTTTTTTAGGCTAAATATTTGAAAATAAGGAAGTAAGCAGAAATGTAAAATGGATGATGGGAAAGGTGGGATAGGGCCAGATTAAAATAAGACCGTGATTGCAGTATGGCCTATATTTTTTTGATTTGGAAAGCAAATGCAGTGAGGTTTCGGTTGCAGTAGTCCCGTTTTCCGTTTTAATCTTTTTAAACCTTTCAGGTTTTTAAAAAGGATTTTCACTCCAACCGGGTTTAGGTGGCAGGGAAAGAGCAGCTATTTACGTTTGTTTTTAAATAGCCATTTAGGCAGTTCATCCGTTAAAAGTGCGGGAGCAAAAATATCGTTGTGCGCAAGATTGTCGAATTCCCAGAATCTGGTTTTATTGTTTTGGTTTATTTCTTTAAAAAACTGTTCGTCACTATTAAAAGGGTTTTCAGTATCTATATTTCCGTGGATCAGCCAAATCGGAATGTTCGTTAATGTTTTTACGTGGTCGAATTGCGGTATCCCTGAAATGCTTATTCCTGCAGCAAATAAACCGGGTTTTAACGATAAGGCATTGATCACTGAAGAAGCCCCCATCGAAAAACCGATGAGGTAAATCCTTTTCTCATCAATATTTAAAGTGTTTTTTAAGCTGTCGATCAGTTGCAATGCTGTTTTTAGACAGGGTTGCGGTATCGAAGTAAGTACCTTTCTGCTTTCATCTAATACATAATTCGACGATCTGGAAGGGAACTGTGGAGCTAAAATAAATGAAGGGTATTTAGCTTGCATTTCACTCATGGCAAATAGCTTGGCTAAAATACCCAACTGGCTGGCATTGTCGTTACCTATAGCATTTGAACCGTGAAACACAATAACCAATGGAAGTTTACTTTTGGTGTTATTCGGTTTTAGTAAGCGGTATACGATTGGTGTATCGGCAGTACCTTTAAACGAACCTTTCGTAAAAACATCGGTATTTAAACCTTTTATTTCCGCTATTCTCCTTTTAAGGTAGAGCGAATCAGCACTTTTGTCGATTTTGGTTTTTCCAAAAGTATGGACGCCTTTATAGCATGATAAGATTCCGCAAAGCAAAACCACTAAACAGATATAGTTAACGGCATGATTTATTTTAATCTGCATAGAGAGAGGTAATTTTCAGTTAAAATTAAAGAATTAGCACAACCTTTCAGCGAGCGTATCAATCTTTCATCCTTGTTCATGCCGAAGATGGCAAGAGTCAAAAATAAAATAGCAAGTGCGGTCATAGAAGTTACACCAAAATGCAAAACCGGCAATCAGTAATAATGGTCAGCATTGTAGTCCTCTTTTGAGCGCTTCTACTTTTAAAGTTGAAAATTGCAAAGCAGATTAGTGCCAAAAAATATTTAAAATTAATATTAGATAAATAGCTTTAATCAACTTTTTTGTTTTAGGAGCCGTTAACGGGCCATAATCAGTGCAGTTTCTAAATAGGCCAGGGTATCCTGAGCTGTCAATTTGGAAACTATATCATCTGCAATATCATTAAATGCAATCCCCGATTGT
Encoded proteins:
- a CDS encoding M57 family metalloprotease, which translates into the protein MIKKNLYSLFVVLFIFMIYSCSKKQNLENKQDSEIPESVLASIKKMGFNTNGITIMKDGYIVEGDIFLPKSSLGKDPNSSNLIIAKSEQYQTYNLVQNLPRTITISVSNLPAVYSTAASNAVGRYNSLNLKINFQLVSSNGNIEIIGFNEGPTPTGTKLGYGGFPFSGNPFNQIGLNTNPAAFGTNPDVGYITSVIQHEIGHCIGLRHTDYYDRGYSCSISENEGNSYNSADIQNFPGAIQIPGTPASAEPNSFMLACNNGVDRSFNTNDIVALNYLYGYPTYTYSFRVTTMSNTPTYYGLILNGTHIAATISTPPVNTTATYVYNISSYNPSSTLVVKISSGYMPVSATANANGSTVNGVINATDKTITFSNLNMSVQNGYVSIALKNYGLD
- a CDS encoding Ldh family oxidoreductase; translated protein: MNFITFTETNLRTFTYNVFKKMGCSDEHADLATDVLIRSDLRGIDSHGVARLSGYVRLWEKKRINATPDIKIVHETPTTATVDGDAGLGLVVAPFAMKVAIEKAEKYGSGWVSVKNSNHFGIAGYHALMAVEKDMIGISMTNASPLVAPTYANERLLGTNPMCYAFPAGKYPPVIVDMATAAAANGKLEIAQRANKSIPDGWVQDKNGENSTDPNELKNGGSLLPLGSDKDHGSHKGYGLSATVDILSAVLSGANYGPWVPPFVAFLEPSANPVGEGLGHFLGAMRVDGFRPAADFKNHLDNWVERFKSAKTIDPGKKVIIPGEPEHEFEQERKISGIPIIDVVVKDLNELAAKLGIEGLK
- the bshC gene encoding bacillithiol biosynthesis BshC, whose product is MQKISTKVRKTWRSLGYKNQVNGRDINFFYLIDNLRERLIFENGKYIVNHTDISFTEEALKAEIELHPERFSPNVVMRPMYQEVILPNVAYIGGGAEVAYWMQLKANFDFYKVDFPVLLLRNSALLIDKRSAQNLYHLGFSLEDIFLPVEELKNIWVKRNTTALLSLADETRAINSIFDQIKLNAYKIDKTLSVSTDTAKQRTNHLLANLEKKLFRAEKRKHETALLQIDNVKKRLFPNGALQERTLNIAPMYVNYGEDFLSSCIENFEPLGGDFTVLLP
- a CDS encoding beta-glucosidase, whose product is MSKSIKYLYLLPTLFFSCSLFAQVKKGQSLPYKNSKLSVDLRVKDLISRMTSEEKFWQLFMIPGDVTETNKEQFKHGIFGLQVSAAAQGTGNAQQMLTYNTSEDGLSLAKKVNKIQKYFVEETRLGIPIIPFDEALHGLVRQGATAFPQSIGLAASFDTALVARIGTAIAHEARARGLRDLLAPVINMATDVRWGRVEETYGEDPYLTTVLGHAFMNAIERQNIIVTPKHFIANVGDGGRDSYPIEMDKHYLEEIHFPAFKDGVKNVGIRSLMTSYNSVFGSPATSNKWLLTTKLKTEWGFKGFVISDAGAVGGANVLHFTAKDYRDATAQSINAGLDVIFQVDYNHYKLFLPAFLDGSIPKSRIDDALARVLKAKFELGLFEHPYVDESIAEKMLSDQSNHNLAKEAALKSFVLLKNDNNTLPLKGAKRILLLGEDAIEARLGGYSGTGNNKVNILDGLKNAVSDDFKINYLKGSSREPQSYIPIDSQFLSTNQKAGLTGTYYKGLHLSGKPVKEINNKVINFSWTLYPPDEQLQLDDYSVRWDGKIKVPQNTDVNIGLEGNDGYRLYLDNQLLIDNWDKKSFNTKTIPFHFEKNKEYVIKVEFFEPKGNGKIKLIWDYKISKSNEIADAVAAAKNNDAIIFVAGIKEGEFLDRAMLNLPGNQELLLEELAKTGKPIIVVLTGGSAINMQPWLNKVNAVLNVWYPGEAGGAAIADVLLGKINPSGKLPITYPVDESQLPLVYNHKPTGRGDDYNNLSGEPLFPFGYGLSYTNFSYNNLKFNRKSIAKNETANLSFELKNIGNYDGEEVVQLYMRPLLSKLAQPVLALRAFQRIHLKVGETKIISFKLDKEVLQTLNINNVWEVAPGEYRIMIGSSSKSLYLKDNLTVKP
- the bshC gene encoding bacillithiol biosynthesis BshC; amino-acid sequence: MQAKYISYQETGSFSKLVLDYINDEEQLKAFYSYRPDMEGLAKAIEHRNFLGNRETLVRVLQDQYQHLQPNKSVTKNIELLGSANTFTVTTGHQLNLFTGPLYFIYKIVTTINLAIELKMAHPDKNFVPVYWMATEDHDFDEINHVSVDEKNISWIQQTNGATGRLSTKTVAAAVTAYKGYLGISKNGKRIAKLVEQAYLQHDNLADATRFLVNNLFEKYGLVIVNADDAQLKKQFANIITEDIIQHNSAKNIDESSKNLEEFRL